A single genomic interval of Dromiciops gliroides isolate mDroGli1 chromosome 1, mDroGli1.pri, whole genome shotgun sequence harbors:
- the CAMKV gene encoding caM kinase-like vesicle-associated protein yields the protein MPFGCVTLGEKKDYNQPSEVTDRYDLGQVIKTEEFCEIFRAKDKATGKLHTCKKFLKRDGRKVRKAAKNEIIILKMVKHPNILQLVDVFVTRKEYFIFLELATGREVFDWILDQGYYSERDTSNVVRQVLEAVAYLHSLKIVHRNLKLENLVYYNRLKNSKIVISDFHLAKLENGLIKEPCGTPEYLAPEVVGRQRYGRPVDCWAIGVIMYILLSGNPPFYEEVEEDEYENHDKNLFRKILAGDYEFDSPYWDDISQAAKDLVTRLMEVEQDQRITAEEAISHEWISGNAASDKNIKDGVCAQIEKNFARAKWKKAVRVTTLMKRLRAPEQSNAAAAQAAPATDTATAAGGATSAAPEGSAAPAAEGTAAPAAKSGDTLATDGSVTPATDGSVTPATDGSVTPATDGSATPATDGSVTPATDRSATPATDGSATPASGGRATPATEEHTTPAPKSSSASAAKAAVTPELAPAQPDSTASGVQSVQAPSTCKGEEAASSAPEARSEETG from the exons ATGCCgtttggctgtgtgactctgggagaaAAGAAGGACTATAATCAGCCATCTGAGGTGACAGACAGATATGACTTGGGGCAGGTCATCAAAAC GGAAGAGTTCTGCGAGATCTTTCGGGCCAAGGATAAGGCAACAGGGAAGCTGCATACCTGTAAGAAGTTCCTAAAGCGAGATGGGCGGAAGGTGCGCAAAGCAGCCAAGAATGAGATCATCATCCTGAAAAT GGTGAAGCACCCCAACATCCTGCAGCTGGTGGACGTGTTTGTGACCCGCAAAGAATACTTCATTTTCTTGGAGCT GGCCACGGGGAGGGAAGTGTTTGACTGGATCTTGGACCAGGGATACTACTCAGAGAGAGACACAAGCAATGTGGTGCGGCAAGTCCTGGAGGCCGTGGCCTACCTGCACTCCCTGAAGATTGTGCATCGAAACCTCAAG CTGGAGAATCTGGTGTACTACAACCGGCTGAAGAATTCCAAGATCGTCATCAGCGACTTCCATCTGGCCAAGCTAGAGAATGGACTCATCAAGGAACCCTGCGGGACCCCAGAGTACCTGG CTCCTGAGGTGGTTGGCCGACAGAGGTATGGACGGCCTGTGGATTGCTGGGCAATTGGAGTCATCATGTATATTCT GCTGTCAGGAAACCCCCCCTTTTATGAGGAGGTGGAAGAAGATGAAtatgaaaaccatgacaaaaattTGTTTCGCAAGATCCTTGCTGGAGACTATGAGTTTGACTCCCCATACTGGGATGACATCTCACAGGCAG CCAAAGATCTGGTGACCCGATTGATGGAAGTGGAGCAGGACCAGAGAATCACTGCTGAAGAGGCTATCTCCCATGAATG gATTTCAGGAAATGCTGCTTCTGATAAAAACATCAAGGATGGAGTCTGTGCCCAGATTGAGAAGAATTTTGCCAGGGCCAAGTGGAAG aAAGCTGTCCGAGTTACCACACTCATGAAACGGCTCCGGGCTCCGGAGCAATCCAATGCAGCTGCTGCCCAGGCTGCTCCAGCCACGGACACTGCCACGGCAGCTGGGGGAGCCACATCTGCAGCTCCCGAGGGCAGTGCCGCCCCAGCTGCAGAGGGCACTGCTGCACCTGCTGCTAAGAGTGGCGACACGCTTGCCACAGATGGGAGTGTCACCCCGGCCACCGATGGGAGTGTCACCCCGGCCACCGATGGGAGTGTCACCCCGGCCACCGATGGCAGTGCCACCCCGGCCACCGATGGCAGTGTCACCCCGGCCACCGACAGGAGTGCTACTCCTGCCACAGATGGGAGTGCTACACCAGCGAGTGGAGGGCGGGCCACACCTGCTACAGAAGAGCACACTACACCAGCCCCCAAAAGCAGCAGTGCGTCTGCTGCCAAGGCAGCTGTGACCCCTGAGCTGGCCCCGGCCCAACCGGACAGCACAGCTTCGGGGGTCCAGTCGGTACAGGCTCCATCCACGTGTAAAGGAGAAGAGGCTGCCAGCTCCGCCCCGGAGGCGAGGAGCGAGGAGACCGGCTGA